In Bacteroidales bacterium, a single window of DNA contains:
- a CDS encoding sugar phosphate isomerase/epimerase — MIQIANAPCSWGALEFDLEGESSGYQQVLDEMVETGYAGTELGDWGFMPTSPLELQEVLSIRNLELLGAFVPVALAKSDAHKAGVELALKTAGLMQEAGYPGAFIVLADENGSVEERTKNAGRITPAMGLGEQQWRTFSSGAELVARAVKERYGMRTVFHHHCGGYVETPGEVAKLMELTDPGLLGLCLDMGHYAFGGGDPVEALEKYYSRIWHLHFKDFDPGVGEQVRRKSYDYFKSVEQGVFCELGKGNVDFKAIVQILKDKAYEGWIVVEQDVLPGMGSPKCCAASNRNYIKSMGL, encoded by the coding sequence ATGATACAGATAGCCAACGCACCCTGTTCCTGGGGTGCTTTAGAATTCGACCTGGAGGGTGAATCCTCCGGGTACCAGCAGGTTCTGGACGAGATGGTGGAAACCGGATATGCCGGGACTGAGCTGGGCGACTGGGGCTTTATGCCCACCTCTCCCCTGGAATTACAAGAGGTTCTGAGCATCCGGAACCTGGAGCTTCTGGGGGCCTTTGTCCCGGTGGCCCTGGCAAAGAGTGATGCCCATAAGGCCGGGGTGGAGCTGGCACTGAAAACAGCCGGACTAATGCAAGAGGCTGGCTATCCCGGGGCATTTATTGTCCTGGCCGATGAGAATGGTTCCGTGGAAGAGCGCACTAAAAATGCCGGGCGTATTACGCCGGCCATGGGGCTGGGGGAGCAACAGTGGCGCACCTTTTCCTCCGGGGCAGAGCTGGTGGCCCGGGCGGTGAAAGAACGCTACGGAATGAGAACTGTATTTCACCATCATTGCGGGGGCTATGTGGAGACCCCGGGGGAAGTGGCAAAACTGATGGAACTGACCGATCCCGGCCTGTTGGGCCTCTGCCTTGATATGGGCCATTATGCCTTTGGAGGAGGGGATCCGGTGGAAGCGCTGGAGAAGTATTATTCCAGGATCTGGCATCTGCATTTTAAGGATTTCGACCCCGGGGTGGGAGAGCAGGTGCGAAGGAAATCTTACGACTATTTTAAATCGGTGGAACAGGGCGTATTCTGCGAACTGGGAAAGGGAAATGTGGATTTCAAAGCCATCGTTCAAATACTGAAAGACAAAGCTTATGAGGGATGGATCGTCGTAGAGCAGGACGTACTGCCCGGGATGGGCTCCCCGAAATGTTGTGCGGCCAGCAACCGGAATTACATCAAATCAATGGGATTATAG
- the iolG gene encoding inositol 2-dehydrogenase, translating to MKTINVAIAGLGRIGKIHLENLARNFSEIKVVAAMDPLEESREIAEKFRVPVFAETFEKLLAVPDLDAVVICSPTDTHADYVIRAARAGKQIFCEKPLDLSLERVQEVLEVVKESGVQLMLGFNRRFDPEFRKIRSLVESDAVGDPQIIKISSRDPGPPPVSYIRVSGGMFLDMTIHDFDMARYISGKEVKEVFAKAAVKVDPEIGQAGDVDTAVITLTFEDDSMAVIDNCRKAAYGYDQRLEVFGSKGMAQAGNHFPNNHKLYTEEGVSGDLPLHFFLERYDASYNQEIREFIDALLSGSDMPVGGSDGLISIAIGLAAKKSVQENRPVLMTEILK from the coding sequence ATGAAAACGATTAATGTAGCAATTGCCGGCCTGGGCCGAATAGGCAAGATTCACCTGGAAAATCTGGCACGGAACTTCAGTGAAATCAAGGTGGTGGCGGCCATGGATCCATTGGAAGAATCCAGGGAAATCGCCGAAAAGTTCAGGGTCCCGGTGTTCGCAGAAACCTTCGAAAAGCTGCTGGCAGTGCCGGATCTGGATGCTGTGGTGATCTGCTCGCCCACAGATACACATGCCGACTATGTCATCCGGGCCGCCAGGGCAGGGAAGCAGATTTTTTGCGAGAAACCCCTGGACCTCTCCCTGGAACGGGTGCAGGAGGTCCTGGAGGTGGTAAAAGAATCCGGGGTACAGCTGATGCTGGGCTTTAACCGCCGCTTTGATCCGGAGTTCAGGAAGATCCGGAGCCTGGTGGAAAGCGATGCGGTGGGAGATCCGCAGATTATAAAAATTAGCAGTCGCGATCCGGGCCCTCCTCCCGTTTCTTATATCCGGGTATCCGGAGGAATGTTCCTGGATATGACCATCCATGATTTTGATATGGCCCGTTACATCTCCGGGAAAGAGGTGAAAGAGGTATTTGCAAAAGCGGCTGTGAAGGTGGATCCTGAGATTGGTCAGGCCGGGGACGTGGATACCGCGGTGATCACCCTTACCTTTGAGGATGATTCCATGGCTGTGATCGACAATTGCAGAAAGGCAGCCTATGGCTACGATCAGCGCCTGGAGGTGTTCGGAAGCAAGGGAATGGCGCAGGCCGGGAACCATTTCCCAAACAACCACAAACTATATACAGAAGAAGGGGTATCGGGCGACCTTCCCCTCCACTTTTTCCTGGAGCGCTATGATGCCTCCTACAATCAGGAGATCCGTGAATTTATCGATGCCCTGCTATCGGGAAGCGATATGCCCGTGGGGGGATCGGACGGACTGATCTCCATAGCCATCGGACTGGCAGCCAAAAAATCGGTTCAGGAAAACCGGCCCGTTCTGATGACGGAAATCTTAAAATGA